A window of Corythoichthys intestinalis isolate RoL2023-P3 chromosome 14, ASM3026506v1, whole genome shotgun sequence contains these coding sequences:
- the LOC130929828 gene encoding ras-related protein Rap-2b-like produces the protein MREYKVVVLGSGGVGKSALTVQFVTGSFIEKYDPTIEDFYRKEIEVDSSPSVLEILDTAGTEQFASMRDLYIKNGQGFILVYSLVNQQSFQDIKPMRDQIIRVKRYERVPMILVGNKVDLEAEREVSSGEGKALAQDWNCPFMETSAKNKVSVDELFAEIVRQMNYSTVPAGGDQCCSCVLL, from the coding sequence ATGAGGGAATACAAAGTGGTTGTTTTGGGCTCGGGTGGAGTCGGGAAATCTGCCCTCACTGTTCAGTTTGTGACGGGCTCCTTCATCGAGAAGTACGATCCCACCATCGAGGACTTCTACCGCAAGGAGATCGAGGTGGACTCGTCCCCGTCCGTATTGGAGATCCTGGACACGGCCGGGACCGAGCAGTTCGCCTCCATGCGGGATCTGTACATCAAAAACGGACAGGGCTTCATCCTGGTCTACAGCCTGGTCAACCAGCAGAGCTTCCAGGACATCAAGCCTATGAGGGACCAAATCATCCGGGTGAAGAGGTACGAGAGGGTGCCCATGATCTTGGTGGGTAACAAGGTGGATCTGGAGGCAGAGAGAGAGGTGTCCTCCGGGGAAGGCAAGGCCCTAGCCCAGGACTGGAACTGCCCTTTTATGGAGACCTCTGCCAAAAACAAAGTTTCCGTGGATGAACTGTTTGCAGAAATTGTCAGACAGATGAACTACTCCACTGTTCCAGCTGGAGGCGACCAGTGTTGTTCTTGTGTTCTGCTCTAG